One window of the Saccopteryx bilineata isolate mSacBil1 chromosome 2, mSacBil1_pri_phased_curated, whole genome shotgun sequence genome contains the following:
- the DDN gene encoding dendrin isoform X1, translated as MLDGHLFSEGPDSPQELQDEESGSCLWVQKSKLLVIQVKTISCHYSRRAPPRQPMDFQASHWVRGPQSRTCRPRPGSPEPAPRRPWASRVLQEATNWRVGPPAEARAREQEKRKAASQEREAKEIERKRRKAGGARRSPPVRPRLEPRNVPWVAQPAGLPAPSRPERLGQVGRPPRPSAQPQSDPRAAWAGPCGGRRPGPPSYEAHLLLRGAAGTAPRRRWDRPPPYVAPPSYDGPHRTLGTKRGPEPSQAPVSSAPDPTPARTEGGCTKKKLDPRIYRDVLGAWGLRQGRGLLGGSPGCGTARPRLEPRRGAAEKSLGLAAAGLNSGRDGHPQAKAAGTPGATVPAGSATATPRTPRPAPRSRPPLKGSEEGKECRAQGWLPKPWIPPLKKQPPRQSQTLPRPWAPGGTGWGESLGHRDGPRPETLEGWKANRRAHTLPRSSRGPARGEGVFVIDATCVVIRSQYVPTPRTQHVQLLPAGVPRIVGDASSQPKPNEEEGEGEGEGAAVFPSPCQKLLLSSRLSHSPYGGREFQAEGGKPADSSLEERASRILGLPVGEVNLQDAPTQPGSPEHSALGPATSGGANGAKGSGEVAAVPRHAARGWARTPGPYAGALREAVSRIRRHTAPDSDSDEAAELSVHSSSSDGSDTEASGASWRNDRTPPRKGGKTAQENDSIREILDVICRTEEVVFGERDTKKAPQGNGERQ; from the exons atgTTGGATGGCCATCTATTCTCCGAGGGGCCCGACAGCCCCCAAGAGCTCCAGGATGAGGAGTCTGGAAGCTGCCTCTGGGTGCAGAAATCCAAGCTGCTGGTGATCCAAGTGAAGACTATTTCCTGTCATTATAGTCGCCGCGCCCCTCCTCGACAGCCCATGGACTTCCAGGCCAGCCACTGGGTCCGCGGGCCCCAGAGCCGCAC GTGTCGGCCGCGCCCAGGATCCCCCGAGCCGGCTCCCCGCCGGCCCTGGGCCTCCAGGGTGCTACAGGAGGCGACCAACTGGCGGGTGGGGCCCCCAGCTGAGGCCCGAGCCCGGgagcaagagaaaaggaaagcgGCATCGCAAGAGCGGGAGGCCAAGGAGATCGAGCGAAAAAGGCGCAAGGCTGGTGGGGCCCGAAGGAGCCCCCCGGTTCGCCCTCGCCTGGAGCCTCGGAACGTCCCTTGGGTGGCACAGCCTGCAGGACTCCCCGCTCCATCGCGGCCCGAGCGCCTGGGCCAGGTGGGGCGACCGCCCCGTCCATCCGCGCAGCCGCAGAGCGACCCGAGGGCGGCGTGGGCGGGGCCCTGCGGAGGTCGCAGGCCGGGGCCCCCCAGCTACGAGGCCCACCTGCTCCTGAGAGGCGCTGCCGGGACGGCCCCGCGACGCCGCTGGGACCGGCCGCCACCCTACGTGGCTCCACCTTCTTACGACGGCCCGCACAGGACTTTGGGGACTAAAAGAGGCCCCGAGCCTTCCCAGGCGCCCGTCTCATCAGCCCCTGATCCGACTCCGGCCAGGACAGAGGGAGGGTGCACAAAGAAGAAGCTGGATCCCCGGATCTACCGGGACGTCCTCGGGGCTTGGGGTCTCCGGCAGGGACGGGGTCTCTTGGGGGGATCCCCAGGCTGTGGAACAGCCAGGCCCAGGCTGGAGCCCCGCAGGGGAGCCGCGGAGAAAAGCCTGGGGCTGGCTGCTGCTGGCCTGAACAGTGGTAGGGACGGCCACCCCCAAGCTAAAGCTGCAGGGACCCCAGGGGCAACAGTTCCCGCGGGGTCTGCTACTGCGACCCCCAGAACCCCGCGTCCGGCTCCCAGGTCCAGGCCCCCTCTCAAGGGCTCCGAGGAAGGGAAAGAATGTAGAGCACAGGGCTGGCTCCCCAAACCTTGGATTCCCCCCCTTAAAAAGCAGCCGCCCCGACAGAGCCAGACCCTTCCCAGACCCTGGGCTCCAGGAGGCACGGGATGGGGAGAGTCCCTGGGTCACAGAGACGGGCCCAGACCCGAAACCTTGGAAGGTTGGAAGGCGAACCGCCGCGCCCACACCCTGCCCCGCAGTTCCCGCGGCCCCGCTCGTGGCGAAGGTGTCTTTGTCATTGACGCCACGTGCGTGGTGATAAGGTCCCAGTATGTTCCGACCCCTCGAACCCAGCATGTGCAGCTCTTGCCCGCTGGGGTGCCACGCATTGTGGGGGATGCCTCCAGCCAACCGAAGCCCAACGAGGAGGAGGGCGAGGGCGAGGGCGAGGGCGCCGCAGTCTTTCCTTCCCCTTGCCAAAAGCTGCTGTTGAGCAGTCGCCTTTCACACTCGCCATATGGGGGGCGCGAGTTCCAAGCTGAGGGCGGGAAGCCCGCCGACTCCTCGTTGGAGGAGCGCGCCTCCCGTATTTTGGGGCTCCCCGTGGGCGAAGTAAACCTGCAGGACGCCCCCACGCAGCCAGGTAGCCCAGAGCACTCAGCCTTAGGCCCAGCGACGTCAGGAGGCGCGAACGGTGCGAAGGGCTCAGGGGAAGTGGCGGCGGTCCCGCGGCACGCGGCCCGGGGCTGGGCGCGGACCCCAGGGCCCTACGCCGGGGCCCTGCGGGAAGCCGTGTCCCGCATCCGGCGCCACACCGCCCCAGACTCGGACTCTGACGAAGCTGCGGAACTCAGTGTCCATAGCAGCTCTTCTGATGGAAGCGACACAGAAGCCTCCGGCGCCTCCTGGCGGAATGATCGGACCCCTCCCCGGAAAGGCGGGAAGACAGCACAAGAGAACGACAGTATCCGAGAGATTCTAGATGTCATCTGCCGAACCGAGGAGGTTGTCTTTGGGGAGAGGGACACTAAGAAGGCCCCACAGGGTAATGGGGAGAGGCAGTAA
- the DDN gene encoding dendrin isoform X2, producing the protein MDFQASHWVRGPQSRTCRPRPGSPEPAPRRPWASRVLQEATNWRVGPPAEARAREQEKRKAASQEREAKEIERKRRKAGGARRSPPVRPRLEPRNVPWVAQPAGLPAPSRPERLGQVGRPPRPSAQPQSDPRAAWAGPCGGRRPGPPSYEAHLLLRGAAGTAPRRRWDRPPPYVAPPSYDGPHRTLGTKRGPEPSQAPVSSAPDPTPARTEGGCTKKKLDPRIYRDVLGAWGLRQGRGLLGGSPGCGTARPRLEPRRGAAEKSLGLAAAGLNSGRDGHPQAKAAGTPGATVPAGSATATPRTPRPAPRSRPPLKGSEEGKECRAQGWLPKPWIPPLKKQPPRQSQTLPRPWAPGGTGWGESLGHRDGPRPETLEGWKANRRAHTLPRSSRGPARGEGVFVIDATCVVIRSQYVPTPRTQHVQLLPAGVPRIVGDASSQPKPNEEEGEGEGEGAAVFPSPCQKLLLSSRLSHSPYGGREFQAEGGKPADSSLEERASRILGLPVGEVNLQDAPTQPGSPEHSALGPATSGGANGAKGSGEVAAVPRHAARGWARTPGPYAGALREAVSRIRRHTAPDSDSDEAAELSVHSSSSDGSDTEASGASWRNDRTPPRKGGKTAQENDSIREILDVICRTEEVVFGERDTKKAPQGNGERQ; encoded by the exons ATGGACTTCCAGGCCAGCCACTGGGTCCGCGGGCCCCAGAGCCGCAC GTGTCGGCCGCGCCCAGGATCCCCCGAGCCGGCTCCCCGCCGGCCCTGGGCCTCCAGGGTGCTACAGGAGGCGACCAACTGGCGGGTGGGGCCCCCAGCTGAGGCCCGAGCCCGGgagcaagagaaaaggaaagcgGCATCGCAAGAGCGGGAGGCCAAGGAGATCGAGCGAAAAAGGCGCAAGGCTGGTGGGGCCCGAAGGAGCCCCCCGGTTCGCCCTCGCCTGGAGCCTCGGAACGTCCCTTGGGTGGCACAGCCTGCAGGACTCCCCGCTCCATCGCGGCCCGAGCGCCTGGGCCAGGTGGGGCGACCGCCCCGTCCATCCGCGCAGCCGCAGAGCGACCCGAGGGCGGCGTGGGCGGGGCCCTGCGGAGGTCGCAGGCCGGGGCCCCCCAGCTACGAGGCCCACCTGCTCCTGAGAGGCGCTGCCGGGACGGCCCCGCGACGCCGCTGGGACCGGCCGCCACCCTACGTGGCTCCACCTTCTTACGACGGCCCGCACAGGACTTTGGGGACTAAAAGAGGCCCCGAGCCTTCCCAGGCGCCCGTCTCATCAGCCCCTGATCCGACTCCGGCCAGGACAGAGGGAGGGTGCACAAAGAAGAAGCTGGATCCCCGGATCTACCGGGACGTCCTCGGGGCTTGGGGTCTCCGGCAGGGACGGGGTCTCTTGGGGGGATCCCCAGGCTGTGGAACAGCCAGGCCCAGGCTGGAGCCCCGCAGGGGAGCCGCGGAGAAAAGCCTGGGGCTGGCTGCTGCTGGCCTGAACAGTGGTAGGGACGGCCACCCCCAAGCTAAAGCTGCAGGGACCCCAGGGGCAACAGTTCCCGCGGGGTCTGCTACTGCGACCCCCAGAACCCCGCGTCCGGCTCCCAGGTCCAGGCCCCCTCTCAAGGGCTCCGAGGAAGGGAAAGAATGTAGAGCACAGGGCTGGCTCCCCAAACCTTGGATTCCCCCCCTTAAAAAGCAGCCGCCCCGACAGAGCCAGACCCTTCCCAGACCCTGGGCTCCAGGAGGCACGGGATGGGGAGAGTCCCTGGGTCACAGAGACGGGCCCAGACCCGAAACCTTGGAAGGTTGGAAGGCGAACCGCCGCGCCCACACCCTGCCCCGCAGTTCCCGCGGCCCCGCTCGTGGCGAAGGTGTCTTTGTCATTGACGCCACGTGCGTGGTGATAAGGTCCCAGTATGTTCCGACCCCTCGAACCCAGCATGTGCAGCTCTTGCCCGCTGGGGTGCCACGCATTGTGGGGGATGCCTCCAGCCAACCGAAGCCCAACGAGGAGGAGGGCGAGGGCGAGGGCGAGGGCGCCGCAGTCTTTCCTTCCCCTTGCCAAAAGCTGCTGTTGAGCAGTCGCCTTTCACACTCGCCATATGGGGGGCGCGAGTTCCAAGCTGAGGGCGGGAAGCCCGCCGACTCCTCGTTGGAGGAGCGCGCCTCCCGTATTTTGGGGCTCCCCGTGGGCGAAGTAAACCTGCAGGACGCCCCCACGCAGCCAGGTAGCCCAGAGCACTCAGCCTTAGGCCCAGCGACGTCAGGAGGCGCGAACGGTGCGAAGGGCTCAGGGGAAGTGGCGGCGGTCCCGCGGCACGCGGCCCGGGGCTGGGCGCGGACCCCAGGGCCCTACGCCGGGGCCCTGCGGGAAGCCGTGTCCCGCATCCGGCGCCACACCGCCCCAGACTCGGACTCTGACGAAGCTGCGGAACTCAGTGTCCATAGCAGCTCTTCTGATGGAAGCGACACAGAAGCCTCCGGCGCCTCCTGGCGGAATGATCGGACCCCTCCCCGGAAAGGCGGGAAGACAGCACAAGAGAACGACAGTATCCGAGAGATTCTAGATGTCATCTGCCGAACCGAGGAGGTTGTCTTTGGGGAGAGGGACACTAAGAAGGCCCCACAGGGTAATGGGGAGAGGCAGTAA
- the WNT1 gene encoding proto-oncogene Wnt-1 produces MGHWALLPSWVSATLLLALAALPAALAANSSGRWWGIVNVASSTNLLTDSKSLQLVLEPSLQLLSRKQRRLIRQNPGILHSVSGGLQSAVRECKWQFRNRRWNCPTASGPHLFGKIVNRGCRETAFIFAITSAGVTHSVARSCSEGSIESCTCDYRRRGPGGPDWHWGGCSDNIDFGRLFGREFVDSGEKGRDLRFLMNLHNNEAGRTTVFSEMRQECKCHGMSGSCTVRTCWMRLPTLRAVGDVLRDRFDGASRVLYGNRGSNRASRAELLRLEPEDPAHKPPSPHDLVYFEKSPNFCTYSGRLGTAGTAGRACNSSSPALDGCELLCCGRGHRTRTQRVTERCNCTFHWCCHVSCRNCTHTRVLHECL; encoded by the exons ATGGGGCACTGGGCGCTGCTGCCCAGCTGGGTTTCTGCTACGCTGTTGCTGGCGCTGGCCGCTCTGCCTGCAGCTCTGGCCGCCAACAGCAGTGGCCGATGGTG GGGCATCGTGAACGTAGCTTCCTCCACCAACCTACTGACCGACTCCAAGAGTCTGCAACTTGTGCTGGAGCCCAGTCTGCAGCTGCTGAGCCGCAAACAGCGGCGGCTGATCCGCCAGAACCCGGGGATCCTGCACAGCGTGAGCGGGGGGCTGCAGAGCGCCGTGCGGGAATGCAAGTGGCAGTTCCGGAACCGCCGCTGGAACTGCCCCACGGCTTCGGGGCCCCACCTCTTCGGCAAGATCGTCAACCGAG GCTGTCGGGAAACAGCATTTATCTTTGCCATCACCTCCGCCGGGGTTACCCATTCGGTGGCGCGCTCCTGCTCCGAGGGCTCCATCGAGTCCTGCACGTGCGACTATCGGCGGCGCGGACCTGGGGGCCCGGACTGGCACTGGGGAGGCTGCAGCGACAACATCGACTTTGGCCGTCTCTTCGGCCGGGAGTTTGTGGATTCAGGGGAGAAGGGGCGGGATCTGCGCTTCCTCATGAACCTTCACAACAACGAGGCGGGTCGAACG ACCGTGTTCTCCGAGATGCGCCAAGAGTGCAAGTGCCACGGGATGTCCGGCTCGTGCACAGTGCGCACCTGCTGGATGCGACTGCCTACGCTGCGCGCGGTGGGCGATGTGCTGCGCGACCGCTTCGACGGCGCCTCGCGCGTTCTCTACGGCAACCGTGGCAGCAATCGCGCCTCGAGAGCCGAGCTGCTTCGCCTGGAGCCGGAAGACCCCGCGCACAAGCCGCCTTCACCCCACGACCTCGTTTACTTCGAGAAATCGCCCAATTTCTGCACATACAGCGGACGCCTGGGTACAGCCGGCACGGCGGGGCGCGCCTGCAACAGCTCGTCGCCGGCTCTGGACGGCTGTGAGCTGCTCTGCTGTGGCCGGGGCCACCGCACACGCACGCAGCGCGTCACCGAGCGCTGCAACTGCACCTTCCATTGGTGCTGCCACGTCAGCTGCCGCAACTGCACGCATACGCGCGTCCTGCACGAGTGTTTGTGA